The Chloroflexota bacterium genome has a segment encoding these proteins:
- a CDS encoding glucose 1-dehydrogenase: MLLPSRRFERDAGGGMKLAGQVAIVTGAASGQGRAVSILFAQEGAKVAVADINMAGARETVAMIRKNKGKAFAVKCDVTKEPQVKRLVERTVERFGKLTILYNNAGTFRQGADFITNQDLPGWRRVVDVNLTGTFLCCKHGVPEIEKAGGGVIVNVASSLGLTGTNGLMTYVSSKHGEIGLTKELATELGPKNIRVNAICPGPIDTPMLEKSGVVGERRAQMAARLPLRRIGTPEDVAKLALFLVSNDSSYVSGAHIVIDGGTSARY; the protein is encoded by the coding sequence ATGTTGTTACCATCCCGCCGTTTTGAGCGCGATGCAGGAGGCGGTATGAAACTTGCGGGACAAGTGGCGATCGTAACGGGAGCGGCCTCGGGGCAGGGGCGCGCCGTTTCGATCCTGTTCGCCCAGGAGGGTGCGAAGGTGGCGGTTGCGGATATCAATATGGCGGGGGCGCGCGAGACGGTGGCGATGATCCGCAAAAACAAGGGGAAGGCCTTCGCGGTGAAGTGTGACGTGACGAAGGAGCCTCAGGTGAAGCGGCTGGTGGAGCGGACGGTGGAGCGTTTTGGGAAACTGACGATCCTCTACAACAACGCCGGCACCTTCCGCCAGGGTGCCGATTTCATCACCAACCAGGACCTGCCGGGCTGGCGCAGAGTGGTTGATGTGAACCTGACCGGCACCTTCCTCTGCTGCAAGCATGGCGTGCCGGAGATCGAGAAGGCGGGCGGCGGCGTCATCGTGAACGTCGCCTCCAGCCTAGGGCTCACAGGCACCAACGGCCTCATGACCTACGTCTCATCCAAGCACGGCGAGATCGGCCTCACCAAGGAGCTGGCGACGGAGCTGGGGCCGAAGAATATCCGTGTCAATGCCATCTGTCCGGGCCCCATCGATACGCCTATGCTGGAGAAGTCGGGCGTTGTGGGCGAACGGCGCGCCCAGATGGCCGCACGGCTTCCCCTCCGGCGCATCGGCACGCCCGAGGATGTGGCCAAGCTGGCCCTCTTTCTCGTCTCCAATGATTCCTCATACGTCAGCGGCGCCCATATCGTCATCGATGGCGGCACCTCCGCTAGGTATTAG